DNA from Brassica napus cultivar Da-Ae chromosome C4, Da-Ae, whole genome shotgun sequence:
tggattCAGTTTCAGTTTTATCAGCTAACAACTAAATAAGGATATCTTCTTAATGTGGATTAAAAATGTGTCTTTTTTCTTGGGTTCAAGTTTGTCTtatgtaaaatttcataaaactaACTAGGATGTGAAATATGATCTGCTTAACGGATCCATCCTAAGTCATAAAGTTTTCTGTTGGCATCCAGCAGAATGGGCATATACAGACACTAGGCCTTCCATAAATAAGTTACAGGCCAACTTTGAGTAAGGCCTATGCACATTGCACACTCCGGAACCACAGAAGTGACATGCAAGGAGTTGGTAGTGTTGTGTAGTTGGTTCGTCAGTCGTCACACTCTTTGTTACCTATTCTATAATAAGCGCACAAAAAGCAGCATGGAACATTCATCTTTGGTTGGTCCTTATATCAGTCTCTCTGCATTCAAAATTTTCGTTCCGATATTCCATATTATTATACGCTGACATATACTAATTAAAATACTAGAAACAAATTTTCCCAATTGATGATTAAACGAAGGTCCAAACAAACATTAAATCATCAtccaaaaagagaaagaaaagtgCAATTCACGTGATCAGAAGGGACGAAAAGAGATCCAAGGGTTAAAATTCGTTCAGGGGGTTGATGGTATTACAAACATTTATTGCAACAGCAATCATCTCGCTGTATGATATCTCTTTATGCTTTTTAATTAAAAGCTAGTCTTGACTTTTCATTCTGGATAATATGATAATTTCGTTGTTTTGTCGGATGAGAAACTCGATAGATGCTTACTAACTTTAAAAGTTGTCCTACGTGAAAGACTTTGTTATTTcggaataaaaataattgattaagTATATCGCATGATATTTACGTAATCGAATATGCAAATACATCGATCCATGCTCTTTATAAATAAACCAAGAAGTCTCCCTCTCTTTAACTAAAACTCTCcactgctctctctctctctctctctctctctctctctctctctctctagatctgtagataaaaaatacaattacaTATATACGGTGAGAGTGTGTGATGAAGATAAGGTATTGGCAGAAGTCTAGAGGATACGAAAGGCTTGATGGTTCGGCGAAGAAAGCGAAATCTGGTGGGAGAAATGTGAAGCGAGTCAAGTTTGATCGGACCAAGAAGAGACGGTTTTGGAGGATCAAGATAGTGCCGAAGCTGAGGGTCTTGAAAAAGGCGTCGCCTAAGAAGCTTTTAACGTGGCTTCGAGATGCTTACGTCAATATGATGCTGAGCTTCGCAAATTCTCGGGTCATTGAGTCGTCTTACGGGTTCGGTGAATATGGGTACGGGTCGGGGTTAGCGTCGAGGGAGTATGATGAGAAGAAACTGGTAGAGATTTACAAATCTATGTTGATGGCGCAGGGGTCTCTCGTACACCGCGACGTACCTAAACTTTCGGCTGATTCTATAAAACTTTCACCTCTTATGTAATTACATCGATTTAGTTGcactaaaacaaaatatatatgggGATTATCGATGTTAAAGTTGTGATTGTAATCTGTGTTAAAGTTACAGTTCTGAAACTATCAAATactatattaatcaaataatagtGGATCCAACCTTTTATAAAATGGTTTGCATTTATGAGGTGTTGGCATGGAGAATAATTTAGTGTAATGTTTTCGAATAATATAAGTATTTGGTTGACTTTTGGTTTGCTTGACCAACTACAATCGTATCTTTACTTGTGGTTATGATTTTGTGAGTACCGACCAATTATAAGAACATTGTACAAGTTACGAGTACTTGGTTGTGTCCAAAGCATCAAGTCTCTAAGAACCGTCATTGCTTACATCATATACAGCGACTCAATGATTTTGCATTGCGTTTATATTATTTGAGATGATTCCGTAGTAATCTAATCATCCAACCCTAATATGCTTAGTTGTCTTTGTATTACGTAATTCATATATCCACTTTCCCGTGACTGGTTTCACTATGTTTTTGAAATGTGAATAGAGAGACTGTTTCACAATAGCCagtgaaaagaaaaagataagaaagagaGACTAATTCGACAAAGTGTTAACTTTATAACTAAACAAAAAGAGAGtcaacaaatgttttttttttcatttgccATTGAATTTAGAAAATTACTACCAAGTAAAAATGTGTGATCAGtttaacaaaaatacaaattggATTCATGATGTGAGTTTTATAACACGGAACGGGCCAAGTTTACCTACTAGTACGAAGTCAGCAATCATCCGTAAGCAAGGCTTAGACTTGGCCTGGACGTTTTTACCCAAGACGAAGTATCTACCATAtaaacccgacccgaaaaaATCAAAACCGTATCCAAAccgttatacaaaaatatttggaCTTACGAACTTAGTACTTTTGGGTTTGGGTATAACTCGAACCGAACTGAAATCCGAACTAAGATATGAAGATATCCgaaattagttaattttttttatatatgttaaggtaatttaaatattttatattattctaaaaattttgtagtttgttttatttgtatttgaataatttttagttagttgtgatagtttaactaatttttaattagatttgtgaataaattttataatttgaattcttttttgtcaaattttcagatattaaaaaaatattttttgatgattttaaaCATTGGTTACAATCtgaactgaaccgaacccggaATGAACTGAACCCAATCCAACCCGATATTAGAAAAATCCAAATAGGATTTATGAGCataataccgaaaaccgaaaatccgaataaaccaaaccgaaacagCTCCCGACGCCGAGGCCTAGCTGAACAGTTTAATTTGTAATtataatgttttgaaacccaGTAAATGCATATAAAATCCTTATAGGCCCAAAGTAAAAGTCAATATTTGTGaaccattaaacaaaaaataatgggTTAGTAAATAAATAGAAGTTGATGGTGGAGGTGGGAAGAGGACCCCACATTGAAGTTCTAGTTGGCCCATGTTACTAGGCCTGGCTTAAGTAACATGGTCAGGTGAGGTCGATAAAGTCAAGCCCAGCCTGCACATCcataagcaaaaaataaaataaaagttattacAAGCATTTACGGCATGGGGACGGGACCAGAGTTTGGTGATTGGTTGGTTGGTTGGGTCTGGCTCTGATTcgttaataattttagtaatttattttagaaaaacgAGAGCcaatcaaataaaaacaattgaatttTTCTCGTCGTCTCTCCCTCCTCTCCTCTCGTTgaacagacaaaaaaaaacacaaacacgGCTCTGTTCTGTTTCTCTAAAGATTCTTCCCATGTTCTGTTTGTCGTACTATTGATATGATCTTCCTTCAGATTCATTTTTAACTCCGTTGACTCAGAATATTTCGTAAGAGATGGAGAAATAAGACTCCGACTCTGACTCGAGATCCTCTTCCTCGGCCATGCGACGCTGCTTCGCCGCCGCCATATCCCTCTCCAGAGAGGAATCAACCTTTTTGTCATTCTCTTCTTCGAAAGTAATCTTCCACAAGGCTCTTCTTATTCGTTCAGATCCAAGAGATGTCCGCTAATTCTCATCCTACTACCAATTCCACAAATGTCCTCTGTAATGCTGCCGCCGGTGCCGCCGCCGGTAATTCTCCGATCTAGTAACGAAATTGCGTAAACTTATCTCGATTTAGAAAGCTGAATACTTTTTGTTTGTGGGGGATTGGGGATTGGGGGTAGGGGTAATTGCGGCAACGTTTGTGTGTCCTCTTGACGTTATAAAAACGAGGTTTCAGGTTCATGGCCTCCCTAAGCTTGCTCATCCCAACATCAAAGGTTTCTccttttttgttcttttctatatattgtCTTCTTGTCCAATGACCCACCAAAATGCTCTGTTTCATGACCCCGATGATTGTCTTGTCTTGTCCTGTCCTTTGGGGTTGGTCAGGTAGTATAATTGTTGGGAGTCTTAAGCAGATCTTCAAGCAAGAAGGCACGCGTGGCTTATACCGTGGTCTTTCCCCTACCGTCATGGCTCTTCTCTCCAATTGGGCGGTGAGTGAGTTCAACTTCTTCTTGTACCTCTTTTGATCCTGGAGGAACTTAAGTAGATTTTCTTGTTCTAAACAACttgtaacttttcttttttttggcagGTTTATTTTACAATGTATGACCAGCTCAAGAGCTTTTCAATCTCAAATGGTTAGTccaaaaaaacatttctttatAGCTTCATTAGCTTCCGTTTTTTTGGTTCATTCATTCAACAATGGAGttaatattctttatttttaacatacaaTTAGATAAGGATCACAAATTCAGCGTTGGTGCTAACGTAATGGCTGCCTCTGGTGCTGGAGCTGCTACTACTATTGCCACTAATCCTCTTTGGGTTGTCAAGACTCGACTCCAGGTCcgttttcttttcattttagtGAAAATAAAGGAACTGTTAATTAGTACAACCCTACCCTGTCTTACTTAACAATGTGGTATTTGCAAAAATAGTACCAAGCGTTTCCATTTGTTCCTATAGAACCTCACCACACATAGATGTAAATTTAGAATATTGATTCGTCTTCAGACACAAGGAATGAGAGAGGGTGTAGTGCCATACAAGAGTACACTCTCTGCTTTAAGGAGAATAGCTTACGAGGAGGGGATCCGCGGATTGTACAGTGGACTTGTGCCTGCACTAGCCGGTATCAGTCACGTTGCCATTCAGTTTCCTACTTATGAGATGGTCAAAACCTACTTGGCCAACAAAGGTAcctaacttttatttatttacttatccCCATTTTACATCTTTGTGGAGGAGATTAGCTAAAAGTGTGTGAACTCAACAGGTGATAAGTCAATCGATGATCTGAATGCTCGTGATGTAGCAGTTGCCTCTTCAATCGCTAAGATATTTGCTTCCACATTAACCTACCCGCACGAGGTGGTACGAGCTAGGCTGCAAGAGCAAGGACACCACAGTGAGAAACGTTACTCCGGGGTAAGAGATTGCATAAAGAAAGTGTTTGAGAAAGATGGTATTCGGGGTTTTTACAGAGGATGTGCCACTAATCTCCTGAGAACAACGCCTGCTGCAGCTATCACGTTCACTAGCTTCGAAATGGTTCACCGTTTCCTAGTCACTCACTTACCTTCATAGCTAAGCTCTATACttcagattgtttttttttttaatgatgatgatgacgactaGATGTGTGGGTTTAGTGAGGTAAACATGATTGTTTTTACAGAATTAAAGAAGTTTATTTACTCCCTTTTTTTGGGGTGGAATAGATCAAAATAGGAGTTATAGGTTTTTGGACAAAGCCTTTAGATTCAGCTCACATGCTTTTATGTTTCTGTTGGAGAAATCAGAAGATGTGTGACTGTGCGTAGTGGTTTCTTAAGAAGAGAAACTTGGAGAGATCCACAAATAATATGCCATCTTCTTTGCGTTGTAAAAGACTGAttcttttatctctctctctatcttttttgtttcttttcatatttttatgaaagagagagagagagagtttgtgaTCTCTCAGTCGCCTTTGATGGTCGACCAGCTGGACTTCATTAGTTCATGTTACTCCTGTAAGATGTAGCTTGTGATATAAACCCACATTTAACAACTAGACAGTTTCACCACACTTGGTTATAGTATTTTTCTTCAGCCCATTTGTAAGCTCAAATGCTCTAATCGCCtagtttatttgaaaatattaatcgccatttgttttttttcatttatgttCCATCATACTCTGTCAGCTCGAAAAAATTGAGATGGGAGACAAAATAAACATATGGGGACACAGCTTGGCTCAATCCAACAAATATCTTCATTTTCACTGAGGCACCTAATCCTGCGACCAAGTGAAGTAGAAATAAAGTGTGCATTACATGAATAGGGCATAACTCTCTAAACAGGAAACCAACACATGAAAACGCTGTAAGATTTTTCAATATTAACGACGTGCATTCTCGTCTTCCCTTGCAACAATATTATTTCTGATTTTCTGTGGATGCATCCACACATTTGCATACATGTTTCTTTTATATCGAGTTTTATTTGAAGAAATTCCTGATTAAGCTAAACAACAAAAAAGAAACCGAAAAAGggaaaccaaataaaaaaagaaggtaTGAAAAAGGAATCATATGAATCGAAAGTACATCTTTTGTGAAGAAGCATCATAGTCATGACAACATGTGATCGCAGCATTCTGTACGTAGTAGCTAGCTCCATACGATTTAACAACCATGTTTGTTTGTGGGATCGGATCGGATCGGCATTACATGTGATGTGAGTGCGGTGAAATCATCAATTCGAaaaattctttcttctttttccatagGATGTGAATCATGTGATATAATACTCTTACTACAGTATATGCTAATATAAAGCTACAAAAATATATCATGTTTTACAGTAATAAAGTTAAGTAATTTGATGCTTTAATCAATATGA
Protein-coding regions in this window:
- the LOC111213515 gene encoding nicotinamide adenine dinucleotide transporter 1, chloroplastic isoform X2, with protein sequence MSANSHPTTNSTNVLCNAAAGAAAGVIAATFVCPLDVIKTRFQVHGLPKLAHPNIKGSIIVGSLKQIFKQEGTRGLYRGLSPTVMALLSNWAVYFTMYDQLKSFSISNDKDHKFSVGANVMAASGAGAATTIATNPLWVVKTRLQTQGMREGVVPYKSTLSALRRIAYEEGIRGLYSGLVPALAGISHVAIQFPTYEMVKTYLANKGDKSIDDLNARDVAVASSIAKIFASTLTYPHEVVRARLQEQGHHSEKRYSGVRDCIKKVFEKDGIRGFYRGCATNLLRTTPAAAITFTSFEMVHRFLVTHLPS
- the LOC106394894 gene encoding uncharacterized protein LOC106394894, yielding MKIRYWQKSRGYERLDGSAKKAKSGGRNVKRVKFDRTKKRRFWRIKIVPKLRVLKKASPKKLLTWLRDAYVNMMLSFANSRVIESSYGFGEYGYGSGLASREYDEKKLVEIYKSMLMAQGSLVHRDVPKLSADSIKLSPLM
- the LOC111213515 gene encoding nicotinamide adenine dinucleotide transporter 1, chloroplastic isoform X1, with the translated sequence MSANSHPTTNSTNVLCNAAAGAAAGVIAATFVCPLDVIKTRFQVHGLPKLAHPNIKGSIIVGSLKQIFKQEGTRGLYRGLSPTVMALLSNWAVYFTMYDQLKSFSISNDKDHKFSVGANVMAASGAGAATTIATNPLWVVKTRLQTQGMREGVVPYKSTLSALRRIAYEEGIRGLYSGLVPALAGISHVAIQFPTYEMVKTYLANKGDKSIDDLNARDVAVASSIAKIFASTLTYPHEVVRARLQEQGHHSEKRYSGVRDCIKKVFEKDGIRGFYRGCATNLLRTTPAAAITFTSFEMVHRFLVTHLPS